The stretch of DNA GCCAGATTCAATACCTTCCATAGTACAGTACTCCCAGTGATAGGCAATGGCTAGTTGGTGTTTTTTTGTAAGCGATTTGGTTAGGTTtttgaaatttatatatatattttttttctttaaaaacctgtTTCACTTTGTACTGCATCATCCATACGTGGGCCATTTTGCTTGATGCATTCAGGGTAGTGAATCATTGATGTTTTGAAATCAAATTACTAGAAAGATATAACTCCCTGAACAGTGGGTGATGCTCTCCTATCAGATGCTTCAAAAATGTTGTCATTCCTTTATAGATGTAAGGAGAAAATACAATCTTAACAATCTGTAAAAGAAGCAGCATCAAATGCCAGTGCTTATCTCCCTCTGGGACTACATCTCCAAATATGAGAGGGATGTTCCTAAATGGTCAGACTTGggttgttatttttttgtccaaataGCCATAGTTGAAGGCATACAGTCTTTAAGGAATGGAATTGCCAGAAATTAGATTGGAACTCATATATTCAAAAAGTAGTTTCACTTCATATTGTGCAGCTCATTCTAGGATATCATGCATATCTAGCACAAAATGATCAGGTACATTGAAGTAAGTCAAGCTATTGAGTATGAGATGGCCAAAAGTGGACCTGACTCAAGCTGTGTTTGATAAGAATTTCATAAGTTCCAGCTTGAATGTTTTTAGGAAGTCTCCAAAAGAAAGTAAAGTGTTAACgttgtaacactttattttactgtgTCCTTGTTATACCAtcacttttttgtttgtttgtttgtttgtttgtttgtttttagaccTGGTGACACTGAAACAGAAGAGCCACAAACTGAATGAAATGGAAGAGAAAAATCAGAATCATCATGATTTCACGAACAGAGAAAAATTCACACAGACTGAAAAGACATTCTCACAAAAAATAGATCAGAAGACCAAATTTAACTGCAATTAcacctgccctcagtgtggaaagaatTTCACTCAAAAGAGACAGCTTGGAGACCATGtgaggattcacactggagagggccttttcacctgccaacagtgtggaaacaAGTTCACTCGAAAAGGAGCCCTTAAAAGgcacatgaaaattcacactggagagaagccttacatgtgccaacaatgtggaaagagcttcACAACAAAACTAAACCTTAAGTATCATATGAacattcacactggagaaaagccattcccatgtgatcagtgtggaaagtgtTTCAGCCGTAAAGAAACCCTTAATCAGCACATGAAGATTCACATAAAAAGGGActgttttgtgtgtcatctgtgtggaaaaagtttcacaGACATGAAACGTCTTAACATGCATGTAAAAATTCActctggagagaaacctttcaaATGCCagcagtgtggaaagagtttccgATTAAATAAACACCTTGAGagtcacatgagaattcacactagagagaagcctttcacatgccagcagtgtggaaaaagttgcAGTCATAAAGTTACCCTTAAGAATCACATGAAtcttcacactggagagaaacctcaCATATGCTCTGAGTGTGGGAAAAGTTTCAGATATAAGGTTACCCTTAATGCCCACATGAgtgttcacactggagagaagcctttcggATGCCCTCGGTGTCAACAGAGTTTTGCATATAAATCATCTCTTGAAGCCCACATGAGAAGTCACTCGGGAGAGAAGCCTTTCCCCTGCAAACTCTGTGGGAAGAGCTTCTCAGAAAGAGGGAATCTTAAAactcacatgagagttcacactggagagaagccttacacctgccctcagtgtggaaagagtttcacggTTAAAGGAAACCTTAAGAGTCACATGAGAGTCCACACTGAAGACAAGAGAAAAGCCTCTCTCCAATGTAAGAAGAGCTTCACAAAGAAAAAGGACTTGAAATGTCATTTGCAAACTCATTCTGGAAAGAAATTGCGGTGTTCTGATTGTggtaagagatttgaaaaaaggCATTATTTCAAAACTCATCTTTGCATTCACTCTGGAAGAAGATTAAATTGTGATCATTGTAATAAAAAATTTGTTTTGCCATTACACTTACAGATACACCTGAAAAGTCATGAAAATGTGAAACGCTATGTGTGTCatttgtgtggaaagagttttaaatGGCCCAGCAATTTAAAATGGCACAAGAAAATACGTATCTGTATAAAATCAAGGCTACGTTCAAACCGCAGCTGAATATGGCCGAGATATGATTTTTCCTCTTCATTAACCCTTTTATTTGCATCTTTCACATCTTTATACTTTGCCTTGaggacttttattttcttttttcatatacatatatatccacCTGTATCTATACATAACCACCCCTATAGTTTGATTGGTTACGCCATTTAATTTTGATTGTATAGAGACGTCACTCCATTTTTTGTATTGATACCTCAGaatcaaatattatttaaaggtgccctagaatgctttttcacaatatgtaatataagtctaaggtgtcccctgaatgtgtctgtttagtttcagcttaaaataccccatagatttttttttattcagttttttaactCTCGCGCCGGCGGTCACGTGATCaccgcatttttttttctaaccagtgtgaaagagactcaaaatgctctgtcaatgttgcacatacaattaagagttatacaccattttaatctgtggaatatcttcttttatttgtgtacactctgagtaacaacaaaatgctgtgctttttgtaaaataaagaaaactaacatgatgcgtgatctttcgtctccctctgaacgaactccaatctgatagttctcagaaaatgaactgtaacttagtgaatactaatgacaaaaaaattagacttatgtctaaaaaaacattgaaatgtcaggtttatcgtgtaagtcaaatcgaaaacaaatattctgtgtttatgtaatctgtatgaaaagagagccatgtcagaagtctgtgattcagctcattacccgctaatgcagccacgcccacggagccagcgctattcagaggcaaattcagagtcaatgcatgcatacatcgtctcagtCGTGTATTTAtcgtcttgaaaagtgttttgaatagccatagttagcgatctctggcctctgttagttcggttagttcctggattgcctattcttctttagtgcttaaggcatttgtggactaaaggtgtacagagcgccctccggcttcaagtatgaattcaaaacacattatccagcactcatagtaatgacaataaatcctgaataaatattactcctctgtatagaaaattgacaaacatatgagaatccatcagtatttctccaaatgtgcatgcttttaagctaaaagcctatatgaaatgccatagaggtgtaacataattgttcagacactgcatcacagaaatacattatattttaaagaatataatagaataccattattttgaattgtaataatatttcacattattgctgtttttctgtatgtttgatttacattatgatgagatttgagacatgttcaacagagggttttttcacatcctacctgactgaaagagctcattatttatgcaggtcattagagctctttatgcaattcttttgtcttctcaggtgagaatcacccattatacacgaggattcacgcctccacgcatactgtgtttcttgaccaaagatgttttagaaaatttaaatctctctattgttttatatgaacaagcaggcagcataatttttacctcattttgaagcaaaaactctagtctacaacctcaaatacccaatGCATGAATCACCACCACCTCCCCCGCCGTGTTTTGGTCACCTAGGCCACTGTCTGTGTTTACCATCAccttgtgtgtatgtgtatatatatatatatatatatatatatatatatatatatatatatatatatctaaatacatatataatattataacaaatacaaataaaagaacagTGCAATAAAGCCGTAAACAAAAGTGCGGAAGGCGTCACCTACCGTGCTGAAGGGAATTGTGAagtgtggtggtggtggtgaaTGTTGGTGTGGTGAGGGTGAATGGTGTGGTGCAAAGTGTAAATGAATGACAAAGATTGTCGGGGCAAAAGCCTTTTATACTCCTTCAGGGCCAACCAATCAGAGATGGGGAAACCTGGATCTAACCTCAGAATGGTGGAAAAGCCAACCAATCAGGGAGTTGGAAATTAAGGGGTGGGAAATTGGAACCAGTGTTGCATCATTTATTTCAAGACACAATGTTTGTAAAtgatatttcacatttaatgaataaaagtttttatgGATTAAAACACTCAAACTGTACTAAGCACACTCAACCAAACACATTCATCTAGTTTCCAAGTCATTTGAATGTTTAACTGGCATTCCGGGGCCACTCGGTTCCTCCCAGCGAGCAAAAAGTCATCTAGAACACATCTAAAAGACATAATTGTTAGACCTCCAGAAGACGTCCTTACAGGagccagaatgaaagttttttttacGTCTTTTCTGGACATTGTTTAGACGTCAATTAAAGACGTGTTACAGACATAATTGTTAGACCTCCAGAGGACGTCCTCACAGGAGCCAGATTGACCGTTTATTCTACATCTTTTCAGGACATTGTATAGATGTCAATTAAAGACATGCTAAAGACCTGATTGTTAGACATCTAAAGGTAGCCAGACTAAAAGTTGTATTAGATGCGTTTTCTGTAGTAGAAATGTTAAGAAATGTTCTGTAGTAGACTGTTAAAGACCCACTGAACTCCCAACTGTGCATATTTGCATGGATCcaactgtaaaaaaatgtttacttcAAAACAGTGGCAGTTCTCACTGAGAAAAACCCAGTTAATCATTGTTAATGGTTGTCGTGTCATGAAACGTCAGACGATAGACCTAAATAAGATGTGAAAATACTG from Chanodichthys erythropterus isolate Z2021 chromosome 8, ASM2448905v1, whole genome shotgun sequence encodes:
- the LOC137024060 gene encoding oocyte zinc finger protein XlCOF6-like, yielding MAFIKEESEDMKIEETFSVKQEDTWTQTDLVTLKQKSHKLNEMEEKNQNHHDFTNREKFTQTEKTFSQKIDQKTKFNCNYTCPQCGKNFTQKRQLGDHVRIHTGEGLFTCQQCGNKFTRKGALKRHMKIHTGEKPYMCQQCGKSFTTKLNLKYHMNIHTGEKPFPCDQCGKCFSRKETLNQHMKIHIKRDCFVCHLCGKSFTDMKRLNMHVKIHSGEKPFKCQQCGKSFRLNKHLESHMRIHTREKPFTCQQCGKSCSHKVTLKNHMNLHTGEKPHICSECGKSFRYKVTLNAHMSVHTGEKPFGCPRCQQSFAYKSSLEAHMRSHSGEKPFPCKLCGKSFSERGNLKTHMRVHTGEKPYTCPQCGKSFTVKGNLKSHMRVHTEDKRKASLQCKKSFTKKKDLKCHLQTHSGKKLRCSDCGKRFEKRHYFKTHLCIHSGRRLNCDHCNKKFVLPLHLQIHLKSHENVKRYVCHLCGKSFKWPSNLKWHKKIRICIKSRLRSNRS